CTCCTCCGCCGCGGTGTACGGCATGCCCGATGTGGAACTGGTGACGGAGGAGACGCCGTGCGTGCCGATGTCTCCGTACGGCGAGACAAAGCTGGCGGGAGAGTGGCTGGTCCGCGCGACGGGTAAGGCGACGGGCCTCGCCACGGCCTCCCTCCGCTACTTCAACGTGGCGGGCGCGGCCGCACCCGAGCTGGCGGACACCGGCGTCTTCAACATCGTCCCCATGGTCTTCGAGCGCCTCACGGAGAACGCACCCCCGCGCATCTTCGGCGACGACTACCCCACCCCGGACGGCACCTGCATCCGCGACTACATCCACGTGATGGACCTGGCCGAGGCCCATGTCGCCACAGCCCGCGCCCTCCAGTCCTCCCCCGGCCGCCACCTCACCCTCAACATCGGCCGCGGCGAAGGCGTCTCGGTACGGGAGATGATCGACCTCATCAACGGGGTCACCGGCTACGACCGTCCCCCCACCGTCACCCCCCGCCGCCCCGGCGACCCCGCCCGCGTCGTCGCCTCCGCCGACCGCATCGCCGCCGAGCTGGGCTGGAAGGCCAAGCACGACGTCCACGACATGGTGACGTCGGCGTGGGAGGGGTGGGTGCGACTGCATCCGGGAGCGGCGCGGGGTTGAGCCTCTACTGCGCCGACGTCCCCGAGCCGCCACGGGCGCCCACTCGGCGGCGGCTCGAACGTCAACCGAGCCAGGTCACACGCTGGATGTACACACGCTTGCGGTAGTCGATGATCTGGTACCAGACCATTAGCGGCCCGGTGGCGATCACTCGCAGACCCTGCGGGTTCGTCACACTTGCTCCATCGCCCGGGTCCTGCCCCAGTGAGGCGAGTACGACGAGTTCCCGTGCGACCTCTTCGGCGGCTGCGCGCCCCTCGGGAGGAAGATCTCCGACCACCCAGTCGGGTTCTGGCCGTACTCCCAGACCCACTCCGGGTCCAGCGGCTCGTGGTCGTTCAATCCACGATCTCCTGCTCGGCCTCGCGCAGAATCCCGTTGATCTGCGCCATCGCCGCACGGAACGCGGCCTCGCCTGCCGTAGCGTCCTGGGAGATCCGCTCGGCCTCATGAAGACGTGCCGCTCGCACAGGATCCCGCTCGATCGCCACGAAGACTCCCCAGCGCTTCAGAAACAGCTGGAGCGGAGCCGTGCTCCCCGTCTGGCTCGCCTGCTCGAACGCCCGCCCAGCCTCCAGGTCGAACTGCGGGAGGTTCACGAGGCTCAATCGCTTCACGGCCTCGCGCAATGCAACCCTCGTCAACGGGGGCATCGGGATGATCGGCCCATCGTGATGCACCGGCTGTGCGCTCATCCCTCGTACCCCTCTCTCCCGCCCATCGGACTCACCTGCCAGAGTAGCCGCGCGGGAGCTCAGCCGAGCGGTCACCGTTCGCACCCGGACCGGCCCTGCGCCCCGAGTTCGAACCAGACGCTCTTCCCGCCCTCGCCCCGGCGCCCGGTACGCCACCCACCGCGGTCAGCTCCCCAACGCCCCTCGGTCAGCGAGTCGACGATCCACAGCCCACGTCCGCCTTCAGGGTCGTACCCCTCCCTCATGACGGGCAGGGTCGCGTCAGTGTCGAAGACCGTTGCGCGCACGCCGACCCGGGTTGGTGACGAGGAGGAGTCCGGCGCCGGTACCGGCCGCGTGCACGCACGAATTGGTGACCAACTCCGAGACGCAAAGTGCCGCGTCGTCCACGATCGCGCCGAGTCGCTGCGCATGCAGTACAGAGGTGACGAAGTCACGGGCGATGTGGGGGGAGGTGGCATGGGGTGGGATGCGGAGGCTGTATTCGGGCATGGGGGATCAGCTCCAAGTCGCCGGAGACGCAGGTGAGTTGAGGCAGACGCAAGCTATGCGCAACGGAGGGTGCCGTCTGCATCACCGACAGTAGGGCGTAAGGTGGTGACGGCACAACCTGATGCCAGAAACTGGCAGTACGGCACGGCATACTCATCAGCAAGCAACCAGGAAGTGAGCGCGGATGCCGCCGAGGAGTGATCCCACCCTCCGACAAGAGCGGTTGGGGACCGAACTGCGCAAGATGCGTGAGCGAGCGGGCATCACGGCCCGTGCCGCCGCCGCAGTGCTCGGCTCAAACCCCATACAGCAGAGTGCCGTTGAGGCAGGCCGCAGCGGAATCAGCGCGGACCGCATCCGGCGCCTCGCCGCTCACTGCGCCTGCGACGACGCGGCGTACGTCGATGCGCTGGTCGCCATGGCAACCGAGCGAGGCAAGGGCTGGTGGGAGGAGTACCGGGGGATCATCCCTCCCTCAGGTCTCGACCTGGCGGAGCTGGAGCATCACGCAGTGCGCATCCAGACCTTCCAAATGGCCCACATCCCGGGCCTGTTGCAGACCGAGGACCACATGCGGGCAGCGTTCCGCCACGGGCTGCCGAACTGGACACGCCAGGACCAGGATGCCTTCATGGCGTTCCGGTCGCGTCGGCAGCAGATCATCTCTGAAGAGTGCTCCACGCCGTACGAAGCGGTGATCCACGAAGCAGCGCTCCGTGTCCGCGTGGGCGGCCGCAAGGCAGCTAGGGCCCAGTTGGAACGCATCCTCGTCCTCTCGGAACTGAGCCACGTGACCGTGCGCGTGGTGCCATTTGACAGCGAAGACTTCGCCGGTGCCGGGTACTCGATGCTGTACGTCCACGGCGCCGTGCCGCAACTCGACACCGTGCACATGGATACAGGCCACGGAGGTGACTTCCTCGACGCCGAGTCACGACTGGGGGAGTACCGGCAACGCTACGAACGCGTCTCGACGACAGCCCTCCCGCCGACCGCCTCCCGGGATCTCATCACCCACATCGCCCACGATCCGTGAAAGGCACCAACGTGTTCGAGCCCCTCGCCTGGCAAAAGTCGTCTTTCTCCGGTGGAGGCAGCGGCGGCGACGACTGCGTCGAACTCGCCGACTCCCCCACAGCGATACACCTCCGTGAAAGCGAGGCCCCCAGCGACGTCCTCACTACCAACCGCCACGCCCTGCACGCCCTCCTGGCCAGGCTCAAGAACGGCAACGACCTGCCTGGATGAGCGTTCCCTCCCGAACGAACCGCGCCCTCGGCGCAGTCATCGGCCCCGCCGTAGACGACGCCCTCGGCGCACCCTTCGAGTTCGGCCCCGTCGTTATAGCGGCCGAAGTGCCGGAAGCCGGTGGTGACGGTCTTCTCCACGATGTCCCCGTCGCTGGTCTCGATGGCGACGGTCGACTTGCCGGCCACCTCGAAGAAGATGCCCCAGTTGGACGTCCCATCCTTGTCACGCTTGCCGACCGCCTGGGCCACGTATCCTGTGCCCTTCGAGGCGAGTGCCTCCAGGTCTGGCCTGATCACGGCCGTCACGGTGAAGGACCCCGTGTCGTCCACAGCACTGTCCGACGCGGCCGAGTCGTTGATGCCATCCAGCGCGATCGCCTCACCGTCGGTGGCGGCACCACCGGAGATGGTGAGCGTCCGCCCGTGGCCGGAGGCGTCCGTCGACGCCGTAGATCCGGTGGCGGCCGTGGCCGCGTCCCAGCGCTCGGTCAGCTCGGCGTCCTGATCGCCCGTCGTCGGGTTCAGTAAGCGGGCGTCCCGGATGAGTTCGTAGAAGGACAGCGGCCGTTGCCACACCCGCGCCTCGTCCACGGACCCGGCCAGCGGGTAGTGGTACGCCGCTCCATCAGCCCGCGCCCGACTTGAAGGCCCCCAGAGGAGGCCCAGGCGGTGGCGGCGGTCGTCTCGATGTACCACTTGCCGTTCACGATCAACCGCATGGTCTTGGCAGTGGCTAATGGTGTAGTCGGGTATCGGAACTGTCCGAATGGCTCGGACAGCATGGTTCCTCCCTGTCGGGTCTGTACATGGAGGTTGGCGAGCTGGGGCGGAATCTCGGCGCGGCGATGTCCGGGCACACCCATGTGCTCACGGTGTTGCTGCCCTGACTCTTTGGATCAGGCGATGACGAAGTGCATGAGGGTAAGTGCTGCGCGGGCGGCGGTGCGGGGGTTGCTGTTCCGGCAGATCATGCAGGGCCCGTGCACGACGGCGGATGCGTTTCCTCCCGACTTGCCAAGCCGCCGCACCGCTACCGGCTATTCGTCCCCAGAGAGTCGCTTCACGCCGATCGGGGCTGGCGCTGCGTGGGGGTGTCATGTGTGGCCTGTGTGATTCCATCCACACGCGGCCCTTTTCCTGGAACGATGTTGGCGCAGAGCGGAAGCCGATCAGACGGGGGACCCGTGTCGCACACAGACCATCCGCACATGCCAGACGGGATCGTACTGACCGTGTCCGACCCGTCCCAGTTCTCCTCGCTGCGCGACTGGTTGCGCGGTCAGGGGATTGACGTGGTTGTGGTCCCTGGGACACCGGGGCCGGGCGAACTCGGCTCCTTGGACGTGCTGGTCGTGCTGGCTAGCAGCGCTGGGGTGGTGGGTGCAGTCAAGGCTCTGCCGGACTTCATCCGGGCACGGCGCGTCGGTTTCCGGATCGAGACGACCGTCAAAGAAAAGCCGTTCGTTCTTGAGGCGAGCAACGTCGACGAGGAGGTCTTGAAGATCGTGGAGCGGCTGCTCGATGAGTGACGCTAGCCCGCTGCACGACTATTCCCGCTCGCGGGCGGTGCTGATCGGCGTATCGGAGTACGACCACCTGCCGCCGGCGAGGCCGGCCGCTACTAGCCTGAAGCGAATGGCAGGGCTGCTGACCGGCCCGCTGTGCGACTGGCCGAAAGAGCGCGTGCAGGTATGGGAAAAAGACAAGGTTCGACGGTCTGACCGCCTGCCAGATCAGCTGATGGAAGCGTTCGACGGCGTCAAGGACATCGCCTTGTTCTACTTCGTGGGACACGGCCAGCTGTATGACGACGAACTGTGCCTGGCACTGCGGGAATCACCCAGATACGGTCCCCGGTGCAAGACCATTGGGCTGCCGTTCTCCGACGTGCGCGAGGCGCTGCGTGCCTGCGACGCGCAGACGAAGATTGTGATCCTTGACTGCTGTTTCGCCGGCATCGTCCACGAGCACAGCCTCGCGCCCGAATCCGCGAACGTGATCGACTGGACCCACGCAAAGGGTGCCGTCACGCTGGCAGCCAGCGGCAAGTACCGAACCGCCTGGTACGAACCCGGCTCCGGCACGCACAAGCAAACCTACTTCACCAAGTACCTGATCGACGCGGTCGAGCAGGGCATACCCGGCCGTCCCGAGGGCCTGCCGCTAGGAGCCATCTACGATCAGGCGGCCCATGCCCTGGCCATAGACAAACGGCCGGAACCGACCCGATCCATCCGACATGACGCGGACCGCTTCATCCTGGCCCGAAACCGCGCCCATCCTGCCGTATCCGCTGCTCCATTCACAGGCACCAGCCCTGGCACAGCCCAAACACCGGAGCCCGGGCCAGAGCCGACAGCAGGCGCGCCCACGTCAGCGGGGCGCATCAGCCGCCGCACAGCGCTGCGGCTCGGCATGGGCGCCGCCGCCGTCGGTGCCGGCATCCCTGCTGCCCGCGCTCTGTTCGACCACAACACGCCCGACCCGCGGCTCCGGTGGCGATACACCACTGGGGAAGCGGTCATATCGTCGCCGACGGTGGTCGATGGGGTCGTGTACATCGGCAGCGACGACAACAACGTCTACGCCTTGGACGCGGCCACCGGGAGCAAACAATGGGCCTACGCCACCGGCAACAGAGTCGCAGCGGCACCGACGGTGGTCGACGGAGTCGTGTACGCAGGCGGCCTCGACAACAGTGTGTACGCCTTGGACGCGGGTACCGGGAAGAGGAAATGGGCCTATGCCACCGGAGACTGGATCAAAGAGGCGCCGACGGTGGTCGACGGGGTCGTGTACATCGGCGGCTACCGCAAAGTGTTTGCCTTGGACGCGGTCACGGGGAATGAGGAATGGGCTTACGTCTCCAACGACACGAGTTACTCATCGCCGACAGTGGTCGACGGGGTCGTGTATGTAGGCAGCTCCACTGACGTCTACGCCCTGGACGCCGCCACCGGGAAGAAGAAATGGCAGTATGGCACCGTAGAGCTGATCAGGCCGTGGCCGACGGCGGTCGACGGGGTCGTGTATATCGGCAGCGGCAGGTACGACCCCAACATCGGAAGCACCTCGGCTGGCAGCGTGTTCGCATTGGACGCTGCCACCGGGAACAAGAAGTGGGGGTATCAGGCCGACTACGTATTCCAAATGCCGACGGTAGTCGATGGCGTCCTGTACATCGGCAGCTACAACTCCAACGCTGGAAGCAACATGCCGCCCGGCAGCGTGGTCGCCCTGGACGCTGCTACAGGGGACAGGAAGTGGCAGTTTCAAACCGACCGCGTATACGGGTCACCTGCGGTGGGCGACGGGGCCGTGTACATCGGCACTTTCGGCAACAGCGTGTACGCATTGGATGCGGCCACCGGGAACGAGAAATGGGCCTACGCCACTGGCGATAAAGTTCAATCGTCACCCGCGGTGGTCGACGGGGTCGTGTACATCGGCAGCTTCGACAACAGCGTGTACGCCCTGAACGCCACCATCGGGGACAGCTCGGCACAGCCCTCCTAGTTGTGCTGGATTGGTGCTGGGGAACGAATCCGAGAAGTCGTGTTTAACCCTCGAGGGAGGACAATGGACGGCCCTCCGCCCCTGCACCCTCGGCCCGCCCAGGGAAGCGCACCTCCCACCCCGACGGGGCCTACGCCAAGCGCGTGAAGCTCTGCGACTGGGCCCACACCGACGGCTGGGACTGCGCCGAGGCCATGACGGGGATGTTCGTCAGAGCGCCTTCAGCCCCGCCGCCGTAGCCCGAGTCAACGCCTCCAGGTACCCCTTCGGCAGCTTGGGGCTGCGGATCACCACCGAGCGCCAGTACAGCGGCCCGGAGATGAGATCCAAAGCCAAGTCCGGGTCGATGCCATCCCGCACCTCACCCCGCCGCTGCGCCGCCGCCACGATCCCGCTCGCCACCCCGTCCTGCCCCTCCCGCACCGCCTTCTGCATGGCCTCGGCGATCTCGGGGTTGCGGGCGGCCTCGGCCTGGAGGTCCGGGATGATCTGCGAGGCGACGGGGTGCCTCAGCGCCCGGGACGTCACCTCGTACAGCAGGCGCAGGTCGCCCTCCAGGGAGCCGGTGTCCGGGGCGGGCAGGCCCTGGACGGCGATGGCGGAGACCAGGTCGAGCACCAGGTGCAGCTTGGAGCGCCAGCGGCGGTAGACCGCCGTCTTGCCGACGCCCGCGCGGCGCGCGATGCCCTCGATGGACATCCGCGCGTAGCCGACGGCCGCGAGCTCCTCGAAGACGGCCCCCCGGATCGCCTCCGTCACATCCGCCCGGAGTACGGCCGCACCGGCCGGGGGCCTGCGGCGCCGGCGGTCGGCCACCTGGGCCCTTGGCTCGTCGGCGTTCGTCGTCATGCGCACCAGCATAGGACGTCACGACGAAACGGTTGCGTTCCGACGTTAAATCGGAATACTCTCGCGTTGCGACGATACGGTCCCGTCCCGACGTAAGAGAACGTGAAGAAACACGTAAGGAAACGGCAGGGGATCAAGGACCGGACGCGCGCGCCCCGCCCCCCCGAGCGAAAGCAGCGGATGTGAGCCAGGTCCTCGACACACCGCCCCCCACGGCGACCACCCCGGCCGACGACGACCTCGCGGCGCTCGCGGCCCGCCACGGCCTCACGGTCAGCGGCGCCCGCCCGTCCCTGCCCGAGTACATCCGCCAGCTGTGGGGCCGACGGCACTTCATCACGGCCTTCTCGACCGCCCGGCTCACCTCCCAGTACAGCCAGGCGAAGCTGGGCCAGGTCTGGCAGGTGATGACCCCACTGCTGAACGCGGCGGTCTACTTCCTCATCTTCGGCGTGCTGATGGGCACCAAGAAGGGCGTTCCGGACTACATCCCGTTCCTGGTCACGGGCGTGTTCGTGTGGACCTTCACACAGAGCTCGATCCTGTCGGGCACCCGCGCGATCTCCGGCAACCAGGGCCTCGTACGGGCCCTGCACTTCCCGCGCGCCGCGCTGCCGATCTCCATGTGCCTCCAGCAGCTCCAGCAACTGCTGTTCTCGATGGCGGCCCTGGTCGTCATCCTGCTCGTCTTCGGCGTCCCGGTCGCCTTCTCCTGGGTGCTGGCGATCCCGGCGCTGCTGCTGCAGTTCACGTTCAACGCGGGCGTGTCGATGATCATGGCCCGGGTCGGGGCGAAGACGCCGGACATCGCACAGCTCATGCCGTTCGTGCTGCGCACCTGGATGTACACCTCGGGTGTGATGTGGAGCATCGACCACCTGCTCAGCAAGCACCACAACTGGCCGTCCTGGGTGGGCCCGGTCCTCCAGGCCAACCCGGCCGCCGTCTACATCGACCTGATGCGCTTCGCACTCATCGACAGCTTCCACGCGAGCCAGCTGCCCCCGCATGTGTGGGCCATCGCGACGGGCTGGGCCCTGCTCGCCGGAGTCGGCGGCTTCATCTACTTCTGGAAGGCTGAGGAGACGTACGGCCGTGGCTGATCACACCTCTGAGAACGTCCCCACCGTCATCGCCGACGGCGTCGACATCGTCTACCGCGTCAACGGCACCGGAGCCGGCCGCGGCTCCGCCACCGCCGCCCTCAACCGCATGCTGCGCCGCAAGCAGACCGAGAAGGCGGCCGGCGTCCGCACGGTGCACGCCGTGAAGAACGTGTCCTTCGTCGCGTACAAGGGCGAGGCGATCGGCCTCATCGGCACCAACGGCTCCGGCAAGTCGACCCTGCTCAAGGCGGTCGCGGGCCTGCTCCCCGTGGAGAACGGCGCCATCTACACCGACGGCCAGCCCTCCCTCCTCGGCGTCAACGCCGCCCTGATGAACGACCTCACCGGCGAACGCAACGTCCACCTCGGCGGCCTCGCCATGGGCATGTCCCGCGAGCAGATCAAGGAACGCTACGAGGAGATCGTCGACTTCTCCGGCATCAACGACAAGGGCGACTTCATCACCCTCCCCATGCGCACGTACTCCTCCGGCATGGCCGCCCGATTGCGCTTCTCCATCGCCGCCGCCAAGGACCACGACGTCCTCCTCATCGACGAGGCCCTCGCCACCGGCGACGCAAACTTCCGCAAGCGCTCCGAGGCCCGTATCCGCGAACTGCGCAAGAGCGCGGGCACGGTGTTCCTGGTCAGCCACAACAACAAGTCCATCCGCGACACCTGCGACCGCGTGCTGTGGCTGGAGCGCGGCGAACTGCGCATGGACGGGCCGACCGAGGACGTCCTCAAGGAGTACGAGGCGTTCACCGGGGACAAGGCCCCCAAGCCGAAGCCCAAGCCGAAGGCGGCGGCACCGAAGGTTCCGCAGCCTTCCTGAGTCTCCTTTCGCACCGAGTTCGTCTTCTACGACGACCAGGGCGCCCCGAGCCGTAGCAGCTCGGGGCGCCCTGGTCGTCGTATTGCCGCCTACGAATGCGTCCGCAGCAGCGTCCGCATCGTCCGCATCGCCACCGACAGGTTGGCCAGGTCGAACGAGTCCGAGCCCTGGATCTCCTCCAGCGTCGCGCGGGCGCGGCCCAGGATCGCGGCGTTCTTCTGCTCCCAGAGCTTGAAGCGCTGCTCGGGGGTCGCCGTGCCGTTGCCGACGGCGAGGACGTCCGCGGTGACGGCCGAGTGGGCCGCGTACAGGTCCTCGCGGATGGCGGCGCGGGCCATGGACTGCCAGCGGTCGGCGCGGGGCAACTCGATGATGCGGTCCATGAGCTGGGTGATGCCGAGCCGGTCGGCGAGGTCGTAGTAGACCTCGGCGACATCCAGCGGCTCCCTGCCCATGCGGTCGGCCACCAAGACGATGTCCAGCGTCGGGAAGGCGGAGGAGAACCCGGCCACGCGGGTGGCGAGTTCGTCCGGGACGCCGACGCCTGTCAGCTCGTCGTGGATCTGCTGATACCAGTCGAGGTCGGCGCCGCGCAGCAGCTTGGGCAGCTGCGACCAGACCTGCTCGACCCGCTCGCCGAAGAAGTCGACGGTCTCGGCGAGCTCCAGCGGCTGCGGCCGGTTGTTGAGCAGCCAGCGCGTGCCGCGCTCGCACAGCCGGCGTGAGTGCAGTCGGATACGGGTCTGGACGGCCGCCTCGACCTTGTTGTCGAGCAACTCCACGCCGTCCCACACCGCGGCCGCGTGGAAGATCGTCCGGGCGGCGGTCTGCGCCCGCACGATCTCCTCCAGCGAGGCCCCGGTCTCCTCGCGCAGCCGGTGCAGGAAGCTCGTACCGCCCGTGTTGACCGTGTCGTTGACCAGGACGGTCGTCACGATCTCGCGGTGCAGCGGGTGGCTGCCGATGTGCTCGGGGAACTTCTCGCGCAGCGCGGTCGGGAAGTACGTGTAGAGCAGGCCACGCAGATACGGGTCGTCGGGCAGCGAGGTGTGCAGCAGCTCCTCGGCGACCGTGATCTTCGTGTACGCCAGCAGGACCGCCGTCTCCGGACTGGTCAAACCCTGTCCGGCGCCGAGGCGTTCGCGGATCTGACGGTCGGTGGGCAGGAACTCCAGGGCCCGGTCGAGGTGGCCCTCACGGACCAGGTGACGCATGAAGCGCTGCTGGGCGTGGAGCATGTCCTTGGACTGGGCCAGCGCGTTGGCGATCGCGGTGTTCTGCGCGTAGTTGTTGCGCAGGACCAGCCGGCCGACCTCGTCGGTCATCTCGGCGAGCAGCTTGTTGCGCTGCTTGACGGTCATGTCGCCGTCCGTGACCAGGCTGTTGAGCAGGATCTTGATGTTCACCTCGTGGTCGGAGGTGTCCACGCCCGCGCTGTTGTCGATCGCGTCCGTGTTGATCTTGCCGCCGTGCCGGGCGAACTCGATCCGGCCGAGCTGGGTCAGGCCGAGGTTGCCGCCCTCACCGACGACCTTGACGCGCAGGTCGGCACCGTCGACACGGATCGAGTCGTTGGCCTTGTCACCGACGTCCGCGTGGGACTCGGTGGACGCCTTGACGTACGTACCGATGCCGCCGTTCCACAGCAGGTCGACCGGCGATTGGAGGATCGCCTTCATCAGGTCGGCCGGGGTCATCTTGGAGACCCTGCCCTCGATGCCGAGGGCCTCCCGGATGTGGCCGTTGATCGGGATCGACTTGGCGCTACGGGGGAACACGCCGCCGCCCGCCGACAGCAGCTCGGTGTTGTAGTCGGCCCAGCTGGAGCGCGGCAGCTCGAAGACCCGGCGGCGCTCGGCGTAGCCGGTGGCCGCGTCCGGGTTCGGGTCGATGAAGATGTGCCGGTGGTCGAAGGCGGCGACCAGCCGGATGTGCTCGCTGAGCAGCATGCCGTTGCCGAACACGTCACCGGACATGTCGCCGATGCCGACGACCGTGAAGTCCTCGGACTGGGTGTCCACGCCCAGCTCCCGGAAGTGCCGCTTCACGGACTCCCAGGCGCCGCGCGCGGTGATGCCCATGCCCTTGTGGTCGTACCCTGCGGAGCCGCCGGAGGCGAAGGCGTCGCCGAGCCAGAAGTTGTAGCTGCCGGCCACCTCGTTGGCGATGTCGGAGAACGTCGCCGTGCCCTTGTCGGCCGCGACCACGAGGTAGGTGTCGTCCTCGTCGTGCCGTACGACGTCGGCGGGCGGGACGACCTCGCCGGCCACCATGTTGTCGGTGATGTCGAGCAGCGCCGAGATGAAGGTCTTGTAGCTGCCGATACCCTCGGCCAGCCACGCGTCGCGGTCCACGGACGGATCCGGCAGCTGCTTGGCGACGAACCCGCCCTTGGCTCCGACCGGCACGATGACGGTGTTCTTCACCATCTGCGCCTTGACCAGGCCGAGGATCTCGGTCCGGAAGTCCTCCTTGCGGTCGGACCAGCGCAGCCCACCGCGCGCGACCTTGCCGAACCTGAGGTGCACGCCCTCGACCCGCGGCGAGTACACCCAGATCTCGTACGCCGGACGCGGCGCCGGCAGATCGGGGATCGCCTGCGGGTCGAACTTCATGGAGACG
This genomic window from Streptomyces sp. DG2A-72 contains:
- the galE gene encoding UDP-glucose 4-epimerase GalE, which produces MTWLITGGAGYIGAHVVRAMTEAGERTVVYDDLSTGIAERVPDGVPLVVGSTLDGDRVTRALTDHAVTGVVHLAAKKQVGESVSLPLEYYRENVEGLRVLLEAVTQAEVPSFVFSSSAAVYGMPDVELVTEETPCVPMSPYGETKLAGEWLVRATGKATGLATASLRYFNVAGAAAPELADTGVFNIVPMVFERLTENAPPRIFGDDYPTPDGTCIRDYIHVMDLAEAHVATARALQSSPGRHLTLNIGRGEGVSVREMIDLINGVTGYDRPPTVTPRRPGDPARVVASADRIAAELGWKAKHDVHDMVTSAWEGWVRLHPGAARG
- a CDS encoding DUF5753 domain-containing protein; the protein is MPPRSDPTLRQERLGTELRKMRERAGITARAAAAVLGSNPIQQSAVEAGRSGISADRIRRLAAHCACDDAAYVDALVAMATERGKGWWEEYRGIIPPSGLDLAELEHHAVRIQTFQMAHIPGLLQTEDHMRAAFRHGLPNWTRQDQDAFMAFRSRRQQIISEECSTPYEAVIHEAALRVRVGGRKAARAQLERILVLSELSHVTVRVVPFDSEDFAGAGYSMLYVHGAVPQLDTVHMDTGHGGDFLDAESRLGEYRQRYERVSTTALPPTASRDLITHIAHDP
- a CDS encoding PQQ-binding-like beta-propeller repeat protein; translation: MSDASPLHDYSRSRAVLIGVSEYDHLPPARPAATSLKRMAGLLTGPLCDWPKERVQVWEKDKVRRSDRLPDQLMEAFDGVKDIALFYFVGHGQLYDDELCLALRESPRYGPRCKTIGLPFSDVREALRACDAQTKIVILDCCFAGIVHEHSLAPESANVIDWTHAKGAVTLAASGKYRTAWYEPGSGTHKQTYFTKYLIDAVEQGIPGRPEGLPLGAIYDQAAHALAIDKRPEPTRSIRHDADRFILARNRAHPAVSAAPFTGTSPGTAQTPEPGPEPTAGAPTSAGRISRRTALRLGMGAAAVGAGIPAARALFDHNTPDPRLRWRYTTGEAVISSPTVVDGVVYIGSDDNNVYALDAATGSKQWAYATGNRVAAAPTVVDGVVYAGGLDNSVYALDAGTGKRKWAYATGDWIKEAPTVVDGVVYIGGYRKVFALDAVTGNEEWAYVSNDTSYSSPTVVDGVVYVGSSTDVYALDAATGKKKWQYGTVELIRPWPTAVDGVVYIGSGRYDPNIGSTSAGSVFALDAATGNKKWGYQADYVFQMPTVVDGVLYIGSYNSNAGSNMPPGSVVALDAATGDRKWQFQTDRVYGSPAVGDGAVYIGTFGNSVYALDAATGNEKWAYATGDKVQSSPAVVDGVVYIGSFDNSVYALNATIGDSSAQPS
- a CDS encoding TetR/AcrR family transcriptional regulator, with amino-acid sequence MTTNADEPRAQVADRRRRRPPAGAAVLRADVTEAIRGAVFEELAAVGYARMSIEGIARRAGVGKTAVYRRWRSKLHLVLDLVSAIAVQGLPAPDTGSLEGDLRLLYEVTSRALRHPVASQIIPDLQAEAARNPEIAEAMQKAVREGQDGVASGIVAAAQRRGEVRDGIDPDLALDLISGPLYWRSVVIRSPKLPKGYLEALTRATAAGLKAL
- a CDS encoding ABC transporter ATP-binding protein — encoded protein: MADHTSENVPTVIADGVDIVYRVNGTGAGRGSATAALNRMLRRKQTEKAAGVRTVHAVKNVSFVAYKGEAIGLIGTNGSGKSTLLKAVAGLLPVENGAIYTDGQPSLLGVNAALMNDLTGERNVHLGGLAMGMSREQIKERYEEIVDFSGINDKGDFITLPMRTYSSGMAARLRFSIAAAKDHDVLLIDEALATGDANFRKRSEARIRELRKSAGTVFLVSHNNKSIRDTCDRVLWLERGELRMDGPTEDVLKEYEAFTGDKAPKPKPKPKAAAPKVPQPS
- a CDS encoding DUF397 domain-containing protein → MFEPLAWQKSSFSGGGSGGDDCVELADSPTAIHLRESEAPSDVLTTNRHALHALLARLKNGNDLPG
- a CDS encoding ABC transporter permease, with protein sequence MSQVLDTPPPTATTPADDDLAALAARHGLTVSGARPSLPEYIRQLWGRRHFITAFSTARLTSQYSQAKLGQVWQVMTPLLNAAVYFLIFGVLMGTKKGVPDYIPFLVTGVFVWTFTQSSILSGTRAISGNQGLVRALHFPRAALPISMCLQQLQQLLFSMAALVVILLVFGVPVAFSWVLAIPALLLQFTFNAGVSMIMARVGAKTPDIAQLMPFVLRTWMYTSGVMWSIDHLLSKHHNWPSWVGPVLQANPAAVYIDLMRFALIDSFHASQLPPHVWAIATGWALLAGVGGFIYFWKAEETYGRG